From Leptospira brenneri:
TTAGTTTTAGTTTGAGAATTTCTAATGTTTCCTTCATAACCGCTTTGCCATGTTCCCCATCAATTTCCCGAACAAACCGAATGACCATTCCAAGGGTGTGACTAAAATACAATGCGAAAGGTCGGATTTCCGATTCCTTTAAGTTCGGAAGACAACGCAAAGTAGTTTTTACGATTAAGTCAGCATTTCGATAGGTATCGCGATTGTCCTCGGAAACTAATTCAGGTATGGCCCTGGCACCCGCCCAGAGATTGGCCAGTGCTGGATCTTTTTGAAATATAGAAACAAACTGTTTAAAAGCTTTTTCAGAAGCTATTTCCAATTCATAAATTGTCTGCACAGGCTCTAAGATTTTTTTTGTTTCTTCATACAAGGAATCATAGTATTGATTCATGATTGTTAATAATAAAACGCTCTTTCCCGGGAAGTATTGGTACAAAGATCCAATTTGAATTCCAGCGGTTTGGGCGATTTCCCGCATACTTACGGCATCGATTCCTTTTTCACCAATTAAGTCCCTTGCTGTTTTTAAAATGAGTTCCACTCGATCTCGGCTTCTGCTTTGAACGGGGACTTTGAACTCGAGACTCATAGGAAAAGGAGATTTTTTTTGCGTTTATTTGCACTTCTTTTTTTCTTAATTTCAATTTAGATCTTGACTCATTCCAAAATATGATCAATGATCCAATAAACGTGATCATTGATCATATTAAAAAACGAGGGGAAAATGGATCCTGTAAAAAACAATCAATCTGACTCTAATAGAATTATAGATAAATCAGATACAATTTGTATCGTTGGTGCGGGGCCAGCTGGCCTTGTTATGGCAAGATCCCTACTTTCAAAAGGGATACCATTTCAGGTTTTTGAAAAACATAACGATGTGGGTGGAATTTGGGACATTCATAATCCAGGATCTCCCATGTATGAAAGCGCTCACTTTATCTCTTCAAAATATTTATCCAGTTATTTTGATTTCCCAATGCCTGATGACTATCCAGATTATCCATCCAATAGGCAAATTTTAAAATACCACAGAGAATTTGCCAAAACATTTGGCCTCTACCCTTCCATTCAGTTTAATACATCAATTAGCGAAATAAAAGAACAGGATGGCCTTTGGTTTGTAGAAACAAGTTCCAAGGAAAAGTATATATTCGGAGGAATCGTTTGCGCCAGTGGAATTACTTGGTCACCGAACCAACCTAATTTAGAAGGAGAAAATAGTTTTACCGGACAAATATTACATAGTGTAAACTATAAATCGCCAGACATATTTCGTGGGAAACGCACATTGATTGTTGGTGCTGGAAACTCTGGTTGTGATATTGCTTGCGATGCAGGAGCCAATGCTAACCAAGCAT
This genomic window contains:
- a CDS encoding TetR/AcrR family transcriptional regulator encodes the protein MSLEFKVPVQSRSRDRVELILKTARDLIGEKGIDAVSMREIAQTAGIQIGSLYQYFPGKSVLLLTIMNQYYDSLYEETKKILEPVQTIYELEIASEKAFKQFVSIFQKDPALANLWAGARAIPELVSEDNRDTYRNADLIVKTTLRCLPNLKESEIRPFALYFSHTLGMVIRFVREIDGEHGKAVMKETLEILKLKLRVYEKLAKQKSKPKKVIHKN